A single genomic interval of Candidatus Neomarinimicrobiota bacterium harbors:
- a CDS encoding DUF429 domain-containing protein, with product MKHTIGIDSCKYGWIVTAFPIKGNELLWLRIVKNLSELHTLIKNSVATFIDIPIALSDSSEDRQCDVIARKLLKKRASSVFKAPHIGSLSCKNYFEAKKCNLSATDKSMPIQTWNIIPKIIETRNLILKDATLKEVIKESHPELAFMHLNSMVNLSYSKHSKKGIAERINILNKHTEKSKLYSLIENLNSKRLLPDLLDSLSLSIVSSKFYNNYITIPEDSIFDITGLLMQITF from the coding sequence TTGAAGCACACAATCGGCATAGACTCATGTAAATATGGTTGGATTGTCACTGCTTTTCCAATTAAAGGTAATGAATTACTCTGGCTGAGAATAGTAAAAAATTTATCTGAATTACACACTCTGATAAAGAATTCAGTTGCTACCTTTATAGATATACCAATAGCTTTATCTGACTCATCAGAAGATAGACAATGTGATGTAATAGCACGAAAGTTGTTAAAAAAGAGAGCTTCGTCTGTTTTTAAAGCTCCACATATAGGCAGTTTATCATGTAAAAATTATTTTGAAGCCAAAAAATGTAATCTATCAGCTACAGATAAATCAATGCCAATTCAGACGTGGAATATTATTCCTAAAATCATAGAAACCAGAAATCTAATTTTAAAGGATGCTACTTTAAAGGAAGTTATTAAAGAGTCTCATCCCGAATTGGCCTTTATGCATTTAAATAGTATGGTAAATCTAAGCTACAGTAAACATTCAAAGAAGGGAATAGCTGAAAGGATTAATATTTTGAATAAACATACAGAAAAAAGCAAATTATACAGTCTAATTGAAAATTTGAATTCGAAAAGACTTTTACCTGACTTACTGGATTCTTTATCACTTTCTATTGTAAGCTCTAAATTTTACAATAACTATATCACAATTCCTGAAGATTCGATATTTGATATAACAGGATTATTAATGCAGATTACTTTTTAG
- the glmS gene encoding glutamine--fructose-6-phosphate transaminase (isomerizing), with product MCGIFGFIGSDNVAGILIDGLRKLEYRGYDSAGICVKEENQLKIVKKKGKVDDLAREVKKTDINGVVGIAHTRWATHGEPNSLNAHPHFDCKGEIAIVHNGIIENYEALKEVLIDEGHIFRSDTDTEILVHLIEKFYSGNLEQAVIEALKLIDGTYGIAAISKNEDKIVVARKSSPIILGISSECKIVSSDAVAILEHTKNVIFLHDKEIAVLTKDNIKTYDLNGQAIDKKVEEIKWSIEQIEKKGYKHFMLKEIFEQPESIQNVTRGRFKEGKIKFSFELEPNDISRIIIIGCGTSWHAALIGKYILEKYVSIPVEVDYASEFRYRDIVLNGKELVIFISQSGETADTLAALREVRKYKSITTFGIVNVVGSSIAREVDMGIYLHAGPEIGVASTKAFTSQIMALFLLGLYLKSKKGNEIEKFIIEEINNIHKKIEQALNNHELVHSIALKYKNARNFLYLGRGINFPVALEGALKLKEISYIHAEGYPAAEMKHGPIALIDRNMPVVFIATQGRLFEKVLSNMEEVKARQGKIITITDYECRQLKNLSDEIILIPDTIEEISPIINIIPLQLLAYHIADEKGLNVDKPRNLAKSVTVE from the coding sequence TTGTGTGGAATTTTCGGTTTTATAGGGAGTGATAATGTAGCGGGTATTTTAATAGATGGATTGAGGAAACTGGAATATAGAGGATATGACAGTGCAGGTATTTGTGTAAAAGAAGAAAATCAACTGAAAATAGTAAAGAAAAAAGGTAAAGTTGATGATTTAGCACGTGAAGTAAAAAAAACTGATATAAACGGAGTTGTTGGAATTGCTCATACCAGATGGGCGACTCATGGAGAACCTAATTCATTAAATGCTCATCCACATTTTGACTGCAAAGGCGAAATTGCGATTGTACATAATGGTATAATAGAAAATTATGAGGCGTTAAAAGAGGTATTGATAGATGAGGGGCACATATTTCGATCAGATACAGATACAGAGATTTTAGTACACCTTATTGAAAAATTTTATAGTGGTAATCTTGAACAAGCAGTGATTGAAGCTTTAAAACTAATCGATGGTACATATGGTATTGCAGCAATATCAAAAAATGAAGATAAAATTGTCGTAGCAAGAAAAAGCTCACCTATAATACTTGGTATTTCCAGTGAGTGCAAAATTGTATCTTCAGACGCAGTGGCAATTTTAGAGCACACTAAAAACGTTATTTTTCTCCACGATAAGGAAATAGCCGTTTTAACAAAGGATAATATCAAGACTTACGATTTAAACGGACAGGCAATTGACAAAAAGGTCGAGGAAATAAAATGGAGTATAGAACAGATCGAAAAAAAGGGTTATAAGCACTTCATGCTCAAAGAAATTTTTGAGCAACCCGAATCAATTCAAAATGTAACAAGGGGAAGATTTAAAGAAGGTAAAATAAAATTTAGTTTTGAATTAGAACCCAATGATATATCCAGAATAATTATTATAGGCTGTGGCACCAGCTGGCATGCTGCTTTGATAGGAAAATATATTTTAGAAAAATATGTATCAATTCCCGTTGAAGTTGATTATGCCTCAGAGTTTAGATACAGAGATATAGTGTTAAATGGAAAGGAACTTGTAATTTTTATTTCACAATCAGGAGAAACGGCGGATACATTGGCAGCTCTTCGAGAGGTAAGAAAATATAAATCAATTACGACTTTTGGAATCGTCAATGTAGTAGGTTCATCGATTGCCCGTGAAGTGGATATGGGTATTTATCTGCATGCTGGACCTGAAATTGGTGTTGCAAGTACAAAAGCGTTTACCTCACAGATAATGGCGCTCTTTCTGCTTGGCTTATACTTAAAATCAAAAAAGGGAAATGAAATTGAAAAATTTATCATTGAAGAAATAAATAATATTCATAAAAAGATAGAACAGGCTTTAAATAACCATGAACTCGTACATTCAATTGCGTTGAAGTATAAGAATGCAAGAAATTTTTTATACCTTGGCCGTGGTATCAATTTCCCAGTAGCCCTTGAGGGAGCATTAAAATTAAAAGAAATATCTTACATTCACGCGGAAGGATATCCAGCAGCAGAAATGAAGCACGGACCTATCGCATTAATAGACAGAAACATGCCTGTTGTATTTATTGCAACACAGGGAAGACTCTTTGAAAAAGTCCTAAGCAATATGGAAGAAGTAAAAGCCAGACAGGGCAAAATAATAACAATAACAGATTATGAATGTAGACAGTTAAAAAATTTGAGTGATGAAATAATATTAATCCCAGATACAATCGAGGAGATATCACCCATTATAAATATTATACCATTACAACTTCTTGCATATCATATTGCCGATGAAAAAGGATTAAATGTTGATAAACCTCGCAATTTAGCTAAATCTGTGACTGTTGAATAA
- a CDS encoding manganese efflux pump, producing the protein MLYIVIVIAFGLAMDAVAVSIVYGFYSKGKNILLGLKISTSFSIFQMGMPVIGYFLGLSFINIVKEYDHWIAFILLSMIGLHMIYESFKKEEDRIFNIHSNKALFVLSISTSIDALIFGISLIYLKLEPIKTILIVGIITFVLSFISYLIGKILYKIFGRKIEILGGIILISIGIKTLFEHLFSK; encoded by the coding sequence ATGTTATATATTGTTATAGTTATTGCTTTCGGTCTTGCGATGGATGCTGTCGCTGTAAGTATAGTCTATGGTTTTTATTCAAAAGGAAAAAATATCTTACTTGGTCTAAAAATATCAACAAGTTTTTCTATCTTTCAGATGGGAATGCCAGTAATCGGATATTTTTTAGGTTTGTCTTTTATAAATATTGTTAAAGAATATGACCACTGGATTGCATTTATTCTACTATCTATGATAGGTTTACATATGATATATGAGTCATTTAAAAAAGAAGAAGATAGAATTTTTAACATACATAGTAATAAAGCTCTATTTGTTTTAAGCATATCTACGAGTATTGATGCATTAATATTTGGTATTTCACTGATTTATCTGAAGCTCGAACCCATTAAAACTATATTAATTGTTGGAATAATTACCTTTGTTTTATCATTTATTTCCTATTTAATTGGGAAAATTTTATACAAAATTTTTGGAAGAAAGATAGAGATTCTAGGTGGTATAATTTTGATATCCATTGGAATTAAAACGCTCTTTGAGCATTTATTTTCAAAATGA
- a CDS encoding DUF402 domain-containing protein, with translation MSIYFQNDMIIERKYFYTGEFKEYLCQSVLYDSEEGLFIIKYIMKNDLYFHGIDLKKGDISYGFFWIDKPYVIYEWFDSNGNLLCIYINVANDITFLIDKICWKDLIIDILLYPDGKFIVLDEDELLATNNPELIDKVIEIKEDILSNLNVILSKIKDWNYKIKEWNYK, from the coding sequence TTGAGCATTTATTTTCAAAATGACATGATAATAGAAAGAAAGTATTTTTACACAGGCGAATTTAAAGAGTATCTATGTCAGAGTGTTCTATATGATTCAGAAGAAGGATTATTTATCATTAAGTATATTATGAAAAATGACTTATACTTCCATGGTATCGATTTAAAGAAAGGAGATATATCTTATGGTTTTTTCTGGATTGATAAGCCATATGTAATATACGAGTGGTTCGATAGCAATGGTAATTTGCTTTGTATCTATATCAACGTTGCAAATGATATAACTTTTCTTATAGATAAAATTTGCTGGAAAGACCTTATTATTGATATTTTATTGTATCCAGATGGAAAGTTTATAGTTCTGGATGAAGATGAATTATTAGCAACAAACAATCCGGAATTAATTGATAAAGTAATTGAAATTAAGGAAGATATATTATCAAATTTGAATGTTATTTTATCCAAAATTAAAGACTGGAATTACAAAATAAAGGAGTGGAATTATAAATAA
- a CDS encoding cation transporter encodes MKSDKKLIIVIIINFAISVLQVIGGFISGSLALISDSVHNFGDTLSLAISLVAVTIGKKKRDLSYTYGYKRAEILGATVNSAIIIMVAFYIGKEAVIKLLNPKPVQGILMLSFGLIGIIANAFSALLLYRDSKDKLIIKSAFLHLLTDSLTSVSVVIGSIFIIAFKIYIFDSIITLFVCIFIFRESIKLLIESVEILMQKAPPIIKINDLKNALNKVEGVDDIHHIHMWKMNDSDIYFECHAKIKDNFDLKKIDFIREKMEDILINKFSIKHTTIQFEISCCKRK; translated from the coding sequence TTGAAATCTGATAAAAAATTAATAATTGTTATTATAATTAACTTTGCAATTTCAGTTTTACAGGTAATCGGTGGTTTTATTTCTGGAAGCCTTGCTCTAATTTCAGATTCTGTACATAATTTTGGTGATACCTTAAGCTTAGCGATAAGTCTTGTTGCTGTAACCATCGGTAAAAAGAAAAGAGATCTAAGCTATACTTATGGTTATAAAAGGGCAGAGATATTGGGTGCTACAGTAAATTCTGCGATCATTATAATGGTGGCTTTTTATATAGGGAAAGAGGCAGTTATTAAACTTTTAAATCCAAAACCTGTTCAAGGTATTCTAATGCTATCCTTTGGTCTTATTGGAATCATCGCAAATGCATTTTCAGCTTTATTGCTATACCGTGATTCGAAAGATAAGCTCATTATTAAAAGTGCCTTTTTACATCTCTTAACTGATTCTCTTACATCAGTCTCAGTTGTAATAGGCTCAATCTTTATAATAGCATTTAAAATTTACATTTTTGATTCTATTATAACTTTATTTGTTTGTATATTTATTTTCAGAGAAAGCATAAAACTTTTGATTGAATCTGTTGAAATACTTATGCAAAAGGCACCGCCAATTATTAAAATCAATGATTTGAAAAATGCGCTGAATAAAGTAGAAGGAGTTGACGATATTCATCATATCCATATGTGGAAAATGAATGATAGTGATATATACTTTGAATGCCATGCAAAAATAAAGGATAATTTTGATCTAAAAAAAATAGATTTCATAAGGGAAAAAATGGAAGATATATTAATAAATAAATTCAGCATTAAACATACAACCATACAATTTGAAATATCATGCTGTAAAAGAAAATAA
- the glnA gene encoding type I glutamate--ammonia ligase — MVEKAKKDGVQFVSLQFSDLLGIPKEIIIPVDELDKALSEGIWFDGSSIEGFARIQESDQFLRPDESTYAIIPWLEEGGRTARFICDIFKPDGTPSNLDPRRILKRALKEAKDMGFEFNVGPELEFYLVVPDENGNIKPLDSYGYFDFSPHLGYKILKEINQALKQFGITVEASHHEVASGQYEIDFRYGDALSIADKVLTLKYTVKKIAQMHGLKATFMPKPFFGMNGSGMHTHLSLWDEKNKRNAFYDYDEKDKYKLSDVAYHFLSGVIKHIKAMSAILSPTVNSYKRLVAGYEAPVYISWACMNRSALIRVPQWFKTKPSSSRIELRNPDPSCNPYLAFATVLKAGLDGIKNKLTPPEPVEENIYEMDDIERHERKLDSLPFSLYDAILEMSKDELIRDTLGDEMFERYIQIKNKEYDDFRIRVTNWEVEKYVDLY; from the coding sequence ATGGTAGAAAAAGCAAAAAAAGATGGTGTGCAATTCGTGAGTCTACAATTTTCGGACCTGCTTGGTATTCCGAAGGAAATAATAATACCAGTAGATGAGCTTGATAAAGCATTAAGCGAGGGTATATGGTTCGATGGCTCCTCAATAGAAGGATTTGCAAGAATTCAGGAAAGTGACCAGTTTTTAAGACCTGATGAATCTACTTACGCGATTATTCCATGGCTTGAAGAAGGTGGCAGGACTGCAAGATTTATTTGCGATATATTCAAACCTGACGGTACTCCTTCAAATCTCGATCCGAGAAGAATACTCAAAAGAGCTTTAAAGGAAGCAAAAGATATGGGTTTTGAATTTAATGTAGGACCTGAATTGGAATTTTATCTTGTGGTTCCCGATGAAAATGGTAATATCAAACCGTTGGATAGTTATGGATATTTTGACTTCTCACCACATCTTGGTTATAAAATTCTAAAGGAAATAAATCAGGCTCTGAAACAATTTGGAATAACAGTCGAAGCATCGCATCATGAAGTAGCCTCTGGTCAATATGAAATTGATTTTAGATATGGTGACGCATTAAGTATTGCTGATAAAGTCCTTACTCTAAAGTATACTGTTAAAAAAATTGCTCAGATGCATGGATTAAAAGCCACCTTTATGCCGAAACCCTTCTTTGGAATGAATGGCTCCGGTATGCATACCCATTTAAGCCTTTGGGACGAGAAAAATAAAAGAAACGCTTTCTATGATTATGATGAGAAAGATAAATATAAGCTATCGGATGTGGCATACCATTTCCTGAGTGGAGTGATAAAACATATAAAAGCAATGTCTGCTATACTTAGTCCAACGGTTAATTCTTATAAAAGACTTGTGGCTGGCTACGAGGCACCTGTTTACATCTCATGGGCATGTATGAATAGGTCAGCATTAATTAGGGTACCGCAGTGGTTCAAAACCAAGCCGTCTTCATCAAGGATTGAGTTAAGAAATCCTGATCCATCATGTAATCCTTATCTCGCATTTGCCACTGTATTAAAAGCCGGCCTTGATGGTATTAAAAACAAATTAACTCCACCTGAACCTGTTGAAGAAAACATCTACGAAATGGATGATATAGAAAGACATGAAAGAAAACTTGACTCATTACCATTTTCACTCTACGATGCCATATTAGAGATGAGTAAAGATGAATTAATCAGAGATACTCTTGGAGATGAAATGTTTGAAAGATATATACAGATAAAAAATAAGGAATATGACGATTTTAGAATACGAGTTACAAACTGGGAAGTTGAGAAATATGTAGACCTTTATTAA
- a CDS encoding ATP-binding protein codes for MKRDIYPKLLEWKSSKYRKSLILKGARQVGKTFILKEFGRREYKDFVYLNFEENPDLADFFQGKIEPERIIRNLSIYFKKEIKPDTTLIIFDEIQESNRALNSLKYFSEESKEYHIAAAGSLIGIMLSTPQSFPVGKVNFLNLYPMTFLEFLDAVGKHELRDYLENIVDFSPLPLPFHNELIETLKTYLFIGGMPEAVQRYIYTGDFQEARKVHRDIIDSYILDFAKHASPAEVQKLNLIWNSIPGQLARENKKFIFTAIRKSARAREYESALQWLENAGLILRAYNITAPRLPLHGYKEHNSFKVFTLDVGLLGTMSRLSPELFLRGDKLFTEFKGAFIENYVAQQLKALKEVDLFYWKSPTGKAEVDFVIEYKSQIFPLEVKAGINPKGKSLRSYYERYKPNFLSRTTLLNLRKDGIVCNYPLYAINLFPELAISCTTG; via the coding sequence ATGAAAAGAGATATCTATCCAAAATTGCTGGAATGGAAGAGCTCGAAATACCGCAAGTCTCTGATTCTAAAGGGGGCAAGGCAGGTCGGAAAAACGTTCATCCTGAAGGAATTTGGGCGCAGGGAGTATAAAGATTTTGTTTATCTGAATTTTGAAGAAAATCCTGACCTTGCGGATTTCTTCCAGGGAAAGATTGAGCCCGAGAGAATAATTCGCAATCTCTCAATTTATTTCAAAAAGGAAATAAAACCCGATACCACTTTGATTATTTTTGATGAGATTCAGGAATCCAATCGTGCATTGAATTCATTGAAGTATTTTTCCGAGGAATCAAAGGAATACCATATCGCGGCGGCAGGCTCTCTGATAGGCATCATGCTGTCAACGCCTCAATCATTCCCCGTTGGTAAAGTAAATTTCCTTAATCTATACCCCATGACATTTCTTGAGTTTCTGGACGCTGTAGGGAAGCATGAATTACGGGATTATCTTGAGAATATTGTCGATTTTTCACCTCTTCCTCTTCCATTCCACAACGAACTTATAGAGACTCTCAAAACTTATCTTTTCATAGGGGGAATGCCGGAAGCAGTCCAGCGATACATATATACCGGAGACTTTCAGGAAGCAAGAAAAGTTCACAGGGACATAATAGATTCCTATATACTTGATTTTGCAAAACACGCCTCTCCCGCAGAGGTACAGAAACTAAATCTTATCTGGAATTCAATTCCCGGACAACTTGCCAGAGAAAATAAAAAGTTCATATTTACAGCAATTCGAAAAAGCGCCAGAGCCAGAGAATATGAATCAGCCCTTCAGTGGCTGGAGAATGCAGGATTGATTCTCAGAGCCTATAACATAACTGCGCCGAGGTTGCCGCTTCATGGTTATAAAGAGCACAATTCCTTTAAGGTTTTTACACTGGATGTGGGATTGCTTGGCACCATGTCCCGCCTCTCACCTGAGCTTTTCCTGAGAGGGGATAAACTTTTCACTGAGTTTAAAGGAGCTTTCATCGAAAACTATGTTGCCCAGCAGTTAAAAGCATTAAAAGAGGTTGATTTGTTTTACTGGAAGAGTCCAACCGGTAAGGCGGAGGTAGACTTTGTAATCGAATATAAAAGTCAGATTTTTCCATTAGAAGTAAAAGCAGGTATTAACCCAAAAGGCAAAAGCTTGAGATCCTACTATGAGAGATATAAGCCAAATTTCCTCTCCAGAACAACATTGCTCAATCTGAGAAAGGATGGAATAGTTTGTAATTATCCTCTTTATGCCATCAACCTCTTTCCTGAGCTAGCGATATCGTGCACGACGGGATAG
- a CDS encoding cellulase family glycosylhydrolase encodes MKRIAVIISMFLVVFAFPKDKKNIKDWWNSGIPTIEVYKESTDKLPIIKVKGARFVNCDGDTILFRGVNIADPDKLDDLGLWNKDFFLSIKKLGANIIRIPVHPYAWRQRGKDEYLRLLDKAVKYCSEYDIYIIIEWHSIGNLVLEIFQDYYHKTTKAETFDFWRTIAIRYNGHSTIAFYELFNEPAVKGGQFGPMSWHEWKELVEKMIILIRAYDPETVILVGGLDWAYDLTHVKYDPVNAENIGYVTHPYPFKRKEPWEPKWEENFGFLARKYPVLATEIGFWLGPSEEITKNHYAYRIIKYLEKRGIGWLAWIYDDKWMPALLKSYDGYKLNKVGEFFKKALKGEIQKEFSE; translated from the coding sequence ATGAAAAGAATAGCTGTTATTATATCAATGTTTTTAGTTGTTTTTGCTTTTCCTAAGGACAAAAAGAATATAAAAGATTGGTGGAATTCAGGGATTCCGACAATTGAAGTTTATAAAGAAAGTACTGATAAACTTCCTATTATAAAGGTTAAAGGTGCAAGATTTGTTAATTGCGATGGAGATACTATTTTGTTTAGAGGTGTTAATATAGCTGATCCTGATAAACTTGATGATCTTGGTCTCTGGAATAAGGATTTCTTTTTATCTATAAAAAAATTAGGAGCAAATATAATCAGAATACCAGTTCATCCATATGCTTGGCGACAGAGAGGAAAAGATGAATATTTAAGGCTACTTGATAAAGCTGTAAAATATTGTTCAGAATATGATATATATATCATCATAGAGTGGCATTCGATTGGGAACCTTGTGCTTGAGATTTTTCAGGATTATTATCACAAAACGACAAAGGCTGAGACGTTTGATTTCTGGCGAACAATAGCAATTAGATATAATGGGCATAGTACTATTGCTTTTTATGAATTATTTAACGAGCCAGCAGTGAAAGGTGGTCAATTCGGTCCAATGTCCTGGCATGAATGGAAAGAACTTGTTGAAAAAATGATTATTTTGATACGTGCGTATGATCCTGAAACAGTAATCTTAGTGGGTGGTTTGGACTGGGCTTATGATTTGACTCATGTAAAATATGATCCTGTAAATGCAGAAAATATTGGATATGTGACACACCCATATCCATTTAAAAGAAAAGAACCATGGGAACCAAAGTGGGAGGAAAATTTTGGTTTCCTTGCTAGAAAGTATCCCGTTCTTGCTACTGAAATTGGTTTCTGGTTAGGACCTAGTGAGGAAATCACAAAAAATCACTATGCTTATCGCATAATTAAATACTTAGAGAAAAGAGGTATCGGTTGGTTGGCTTGGATTTATGATGATAAATGGATGCCAGCATTATTGAAGTCATACGATGGATATAAATTGAATAAAGTAGGGGAGTTTTTTAAAAAAGCTTTAAAAGGAGAAATTCAAAAAGAATTTAGTGAATAA
- a CDS encoding 30S ribosomal protein THX — protein MGKGDRRTRRGKIFRGTFNKKKFKKKKLKKRLAKQKNSGMTS, from the coding sequence ATGGGAAAAGGAGACAGGAGAACCCGTCGTGGTAAAATATTCAGGGGGACTTTTAATAAGAAAAAATTCAAAAAGAAAAAACTGAAAAAAAGACTGGCAAAGCAGAAAAACTCGGGTATGACCTCTTGA
- a CDS encoding divalent-cation tolerance protein CutA encodes MINNKVIIIITTSDNKDELIKLSDYVLDKKLAGCTQIVGPIISKYWWEGKIEKSDEYLLLIKTLTERFEDIRKIITDMHSYSTPEIIGIEIDNISEQYYKWLISIVKG; translated from the coding sequence TTGATTAACAATAAAGTTATTATTATAATAACAACATCTGACAATAAAGATGAATTAATAAAGTTATCGGACTATGTGCTTGATAAAAAATTAGCAGGATGTACACAAATAGTTGGTCCTATAATAAGTAAATACTGGTGGGAAGGTAAAATAGAAAAGTCTGATGAGTATTTACTTTTAATAAAAACACTAACAGAGAGGTTTGAAGATATCAGAAAAATTATAACTGATATGCATTCCTATTCGACTCCTGAAATAATTGGAATAGAAATAGATAATATAAGCGAACAATATTATAAATGGTTAATTTCAATAGTAAAAGGATAA
- a CDS encoding T9SS type A sorting domain-containing protein has translation MQVYDLKGKLVETLVEQVQRPGTYKVDFDANSYSSGIYIYTIRVGNKIRSRKMAIVK, from the coding sequence TTGCAGGTCTATGACCTTAAAGGAAAGCTCGTCGAAACTCTTGTTGAACAAGTTCAAAGACCAGGAACCTACAAAGTTGATTTTGATGCAAACAGCTATTCCTCTGGAATTTACATTTATACAATTCGCGTCGGAAACAAAATCCGAAGCAGAAAAATGGCAATTGTGAAGTAA